The following are from one region of the Treponema denticola genome:
- a CDS encoding Na+/H+ antiporter family protein, whose protein sequence is MFNPVVIAVIVMMVLCLLKINILIAIMISGIVGGIIGGLGLQNTISILISGMGGNAETALSYILLGTLAAAITSTSIVELLAVKLQKWLKNKKALFVLIIAFIGCFSQNAIPVHIAYIPILIPPLLVVMNKMKLDRRAMACGLTFSVKWPYVAFPAGFGLIFHGIISDSMTQNGLQFNKMDVWKAMALPGAGMILGLFIAVFFSYRKPREYKTVEADIKAENEVKNIKFTSREWFTLLAIAADFVTQILSGSMPLGGLVGILVLLVTRVIKVKDADQTMAEGIKLMGFIAFVMLVAAGFAEVIKATKAVDALVVSSANLIGGSKLLGAIIMLLIGLGITMGIGTSFGTIPVIATIYVPLGMKLGFSPMAIACLLGTAGALGDAGSPASDSTLGPTAGLNADGQHDHIWDTCVPTFLHYNIPLMIFATIAAMFL, encoded by the coding sequence ATGTTCAATCCTGTTGTTATTGCCGTTATTGTTATGATGGTACTGTGCTTACTTAAGATTAACATCTTAATCGCAATTATGATTTCCGGTATCGTAGGAGGGATTATTGGAGGTTTGGGACTTCAAAACACGATAAGCATTCTTATTTCGGGAATGGGAGGCAATGCCGAAACGGCATTATCTTATATCTTACTGGGGACTTTGGCCGCTGCCATTACTTCAACTTCTATAGTCGAACTTTTAGCGGTCAAATTACAAAAATGGCTTAAAAATAAAAAAGCCCTATTCGTTCTTATCATTGCATTTATAGGCTGTTTTTCGCAAAATGCAATTCCGGTTCATATAGCCTATATTCCGATTTTAATTCCGCCCCTTTTGGTTGTAATGAACAAAATGAAACTCGACAGACGTGCTATGGCCTGCGGATTAACCTTCTCGGTTAAGTGGCCCTATGTCGCTTTTCCTGCAGGTTTCGGTCTTATTTTCCACGGAATTATTTCGGATTCTATGACACAAAACGGACTTCAATTCAATAAAATGGATGTATGGAAGGCTATGGCTCTTCCCGGTGCCGGAATGATTTTAGGTCTTTTTATTGCGGTTTTCTTTTCCTACAGAAAACCCCGTGAATACAAAACGGTAGAAGCGGACATAAAGGCCGAAAATGAAGTTAAAAACATAAAATTTACTTCACGTGAATGGTTTACTCTTTTAGCGATTGCAGCCGACTTTGTAACACAGATTCTCTCCGGTTCTATGCCCTTAGGCGGTCTTGTCGGTATTTTGGTATTACTTGTTACCCGTGTTATAAAAGTAAAAGATGCGGATCAAACTATGGCAGAAGGTATTAAGCTGATGGGCTTTATCGCCTTTGTCATGCTCGTGGCCGCAGGCTTCGCAGAAGTAATTAAGGCTACAAAAGCGGTAGACGCCCTTGTTGTCTCCAGTGCCAATCTTATAGGAGGAAGCAAACTCCTCGGTGCCATTATAATGCTCTTAATCGGACTTGGTATTACAATGGGTATAGGAACTTCCTTCGGCACCATTCCTGTAATTGCAACAATATATGTTCCGCTTGGTATGAAGCTCGGATTCAGCCCCATGGCCATAGCCTGTCTTCTCGGCACGGCAGGTGCTTTAGGCGATGCAGGTTCTCCCGCTTCCGATTCTACTTTGGGGCCGACTGCCGGCTTGAATGCCGACGGTCAGCATGACCACATCTGGGACACCTGTGTTCCGACATTCCTGCATTATAATATTCCTCTTATGATATTCGCTACGATTGCAGCAATGTTCTTGTAA
- a CDS encoding RluA family pseudouridine synthase — MHNEVRILFEDNFFAVVLKNCGNNSQVFFKKAFSEKKYAEAVNRLDKPVSGLVLIAFSPAIHTKLNNLFKEKKVEKEYWAICKKIEELNSAADSKISGTAPVLYKKEFCENYLEFNTKLQKAFVTESRQKGKKASLYWQLSGIGDNYNFLRIFPETGRTHQIRIQLSHLGMPIKGDIKYGFERTEKSGGIRLHAHSLKFEHPQTKKQIEISALPPSPDTLWSACIEACLKAKELEE, encoded by the coding sequence ATGCACAATGAAGTAAGAATTTTATTTGAGGACAATTTTTTTGCAGTAGTTTTAAAAAACTGCGGGAACAATTCTCAAGTCTTTTTTAAAAAGGCCTTTAGCGAAAAAAAATATGCCGAGGCAGTCAACCGATTGGATAAGCCTGTAAGCGGTTTAGTTCTCATAGCTTTTTCTCCTGCAATACACACAAAACTAAATAATCTTTTTAAAGAAAAAAAGGTAGAAAAAGAATATTGGGCAATCTGTAAAAAAATAGAAGAATTAAACTCGGCGGCCGATTCGAAAATAAGCGGCACAGCTCCCGTTCTTTATAAAAAAGAATTTTGCGAAAACTATCTTGAATTCAATACCAAGCTGCAAAAAGCTTTTGTAACGGAATCAAGGCAAAAAGGGAAAAAAGCATCTCTCTATTGGCAGCTTTCAGGGATTGGCGATAACTATAATTTTTTACGCATATTCCCCGAAACAGGCCGCACCCATCAAATTCGTATTCAACTTTCTCATTTGGGGATGCCCATAAAGGGAGACATCAAATACGGTTTTGAGCGCACCGAAAAATCCGGCGGGATCAGGCTCCACGCCCACTCCCTAAAATTCGAACATCCTCAAACAAAAAAGCAAATAGAAATTTCCGCCCTTCCCCCCTCTCCGGACACTCTATGGTCAGCCTGCATCGAAGCCTGCTTAAAAGCAAAAGAGCTTGAAGAGTAA
- a CDS encoding DMT family transporter: protein MSNKTKSYLFAAIAIVCFASSFPFSRFALTHFGSGALGFLRCVLASIFLLIIGKFNNLRPPFKIKHIGLFFISGALGFGLYLLVFNMGLKTITAATSSIIIATTPIMTAVAASIIYDEKISKAGYISILTAFCGVIIIILWEGLLSVEIGILWTVSAAISFCGYNILSRKLAKMGYTSIEIVTYSVMCAAIILSPFCVDGYKELSSAGFKYIGSLLCLGILTSALGYFFFNKGIEIAEKTSDVTNFLFFNPLLASILGYLALGETLNAGAAIGGTIIIMSIIVFALKGTPKREKKKAADK, encoded by the coding sequence ATGTCCAATAAAACAAAATCATACTTATTTGCTGCTATTGCCATTGTTTGTTTTGCATCATCTTTTCCGTTTTCACGCTTTGCTTTAACGCATTTCGGCTCGGGAGCCTTAGGTTTTTTAAGATGTGTTTTAGCAAGTATTTTTCTTTTAATTATAGGAAAATTTAATAATTTACGTCCTCCTTTCAAAATAAAGCATATAGGTCTTTTTTTTATATCCGGAGCTCTCGGCTTCGGTCTATATCTTTTGGTCTTTAATATGGGCCTTAAAACAATTACGGCTGCAACCTCAAGCATTATAATTGCAACAACTCCGATAATGACCGCCGTGGCAGCTTCGATAATCTATGATGAAAAGATAAGCAAAGCAGGCTATATTTCTATTTTGACGGCATTTTGCGGAGTTATAATTATTATCTTATGGGAGGGACTTTTATCGGTCGAAATAGGCATTTTATGGACTGTGTCGGCTGCAATTTCCTTTTGCGGATACAATATTTTAAGCCGAAAACTTGCAAAAATGGGCTATACCTCAATAGAAATCGTAACCTACAGTGTTATGTGTGCGGCTATCATCTTATCGCCTTTTTGTGTTGACGGATATAAAGAACTCTCTTCTGCCGGCTTTAAATACATAGGAAGCCTTTTGTGCCTAGGGATTCTTACAAGTGCACTAGGCTACTTTTTCTTTAATAAGGGAATAGAAATTGCCGAAAAAACAAGCGATGTTACAAATTTTCTTTTTTTTAACCCATTGCTTGCAAGTATTTTAGGTTATCTTGCCCTAGGCGAAACCTTAAATGCAGGAGCGGCCATAGGGGGAACAATAATCATAATGAGTATCATCGTGTTTGCCCTAAAGGGCACCCCTAAAAGGGAAAAAAAGAAAGCTGCCGATAAATAA
- a CDS encoding glycine C-acetyltransferase has protein sequence MSNIHDMEFLQKKVQELKEQGLYKELVTLEGPSDAECIINGKKVINLSSNNYLGFANHPRLKKAAIEAIEKYGAGAGAVRPIIGNMKIHDDLEKLLAEFKREEAVLAFQSGFNCNAGVIQALTDKGDLIISDQLNHASIIDGTRLSKADKAVFQHSDMADLERVLKEKRNNYNNVLIITDGVFSMDGDIAKLPEIVALAEKYNCLTYVDDAHSSGVLGESGRGTVDHFKLHGRVDVAMGTLSKAIGVVGGYVAGKKVTIDWLKNRGRPFLFSTGLPPAAVGAAIEAVKMLMESTEYTDKLWANAKHFKEGLGKLGYNIGHSETPITPIIIGDEAKTLEFSKKLFENGLFSGPIVFPTVPKGTGRVRCMVTAGHTTEQLDRAVKICEKVGKEMGII, from the coding sequence ATGTCGAATATCCATGATATGGAGTTTTTACAAAAAAAAGTTCAAGAATTAAAAGAGCAGGGCTTATACAAAGAGCTTGTTACTCTTGAAGGGCCGAGCGATGCCGAATGTATTATTAACGGAAAAAAGGTTATTAACCTTTCATCCAACAACTATTTAGGCTTTGCGAATCATCCGAGGCTTAAAAAGGCAGCTATTGAAGCTATCGAAAAATACGGAGCCGGAGCCGGAGCCGTACGCCCCATCATCGGTAATATGAAGATACATGATGATCTGGAAAAACTCTTAGCCGAATTTAAAAGAGAGGAAGCCGTTCTAGCTTTCCAATCGGGTTTTAACTGTAATGCAGGCGTTATTCAGGCTCTTACGGATAAGGGTGACTTAATCATTTCGGATCAGCTGAACCATGCTTCAATCATCGACGGTACCCGCCTTTCAAAGGCCGATAAGGCAGTTTTCCAGCACTCCGATATGGCCGACCTTGAAAGAGTTTTAAAAGAAAAAAGAAATAACTACAATAATGTTTTGATTATAACCGACGGCGTTTTCTCAATGGACGGAGATATTGCCAAGCTCCCCGAAATCGTTGCCCTTGCAGAAAAATATAATTGTCTTACATATGTAGACGATGCTCACTCAAGCGGTGTTTTAGGAGAAAGCGGACGCGGAACCGTAGACCACTTTAAGCTTCACGGAAGAGTTGACGTTGCAATGGGAACCCTTTCAAAGGCTATCGGTGTTGTAGGCGGTTATGTCGCAGGAAAAAAAGTAACTATCGACTGGCTTAAAAACAGGGGCCGCCCCTTCTTGTTCTCAACAGGTCTTCCTCCCGCAGCCGTAGGAGCCGCTATTGAAGCCGTTAAGATGCTCATGGAATCAACGGAATATACGGACAAGCTTTGGGCAAATGCCAAGCACTTTAAGGAGGGACTAGGAAAGCTAGGCTACAATATCGGTCACAGCGAAACGCCGATTACCCCGATTATTATCGGAGATGAAGCCAAGACCTTGGAATTCTCGAAAAAGCTTTTTGAAAACGGCTTATTCTCAGGCCCCATCGTATTCCCCACAGTTCCCAAGGGAACAGGCCGAGTCCGATGCATGGTTACTGCCGGTCACACCACAGAGCAGCTTGACAGGGCTGTAAAAATCTGTGAAAAAGTCGGAAAAGAAATGGGAATCATTTAA
- the nifJ gene encoding pyruvate:ferredoxin (flavodoxin) oxidoreductase, giving the protein MQKKTQTMTGNNAASYVAYAFTDVAAIYPITPSSDMAELVDSWAANGRKNIFGQTVLVSELESEAGAAGSMHGALSAGALASSFTASQGLLLMIPNMYKMSGELLPGVLHVSARALSAHALSIFGDHQDVMACRQTGFGMLASGSVQEIIDLGGIAHLAAIKGRVPFLHFFDGFRTSHELQNVELIDYDDFAKMLDWKALNDWRTTAMNPEHPFTKGTAQNPDVYFQAAEASNKFYTDVVEIVADYMKQISALTGRTYRPFDYHGAPDAERVIIAMGSITETAEETVDYLVSKGEKVGLIKVRLYRPFSPKYLFDVMPKTVKKIAVLDRTKEKGALYEPLHLDILGAYIDVPNKPLIVGGRYGLASKDTTPSMVKSVFDNLKADAPKNNFTVGIEDDITNLSLPVLEEIKTEPAGTIRCKFWGFGSDGTVGANKSAIKIIGDSTGMYAQAYFAYDSKKSGGVTISHLRFGKQPIKSTYLISDADFISCSKQSYVHQYDLLKGLKKGGTFLLNCLWSDEELEANLPGEMKRFIAKNEIKFYTINATGIAQEIGLGGRINMIMQSAFFKLAEIIPIEEAVESLKKSIVRDYGKKGEDIVNMNYAAVEKGVSSLHKVAVPAAWANAEDSQICNSHLPPYVRNVLIPINRQEGDALKVSTFKGVEDGRMPNCTSRYEKRGVAVEVPHWIKENCIQCNQCSFVCPHATIRPFLLDEKERAAKPEGFETIKANGKGLEGLEYRMQVSVMDCTGCSNCANICPAKNKALVMKPLAEEEAQSKNWDYAVDNVSTKHGLMDQFSVKGSQFKQPLLEFHGACAGCGETAYATLVTRLFGDRMMIANASGCSSIWGGSYPTAGFTYNEKGKGPTWASSLFEDNANYGYGMALGTRKLREQAEDYMKKFIELNIGTDFTPLFKEWIENKKDVEANTLTCDKIKALFDAHQPPRNTAVKNTETADYLPVPESHTFKYDTGNIEADRLLEYIYKLKDFIVKKSVWSFGGDGWAYDIGYGGLDHTMASGEDFNILVFDTEVYSNTGGQSSKSTPTAAVAKFAAGGKRIRKKDLGAMLMTYGYVYVAQVAIGSNMSQFVKAVKEAESYDGPSIVICYAPCINHGLRSGMSRSVEQEKKAVEAGYWHLYRFDPRLKAEGKNPFQLDSKEPSASFQDFINSEVRYTSLKKTFPDVAEVLFKHAEEDAKERYNRYKRLAE; this is encoded by the coding sequence ATGCAAAAGAAAACTCAAACAATGACAGGTAATAATGCGGCTTCTTATGTGGCCTATGCCTTTACCGATGTAGCCGCCATTTATCCGATTACGCCATCTTCAGATATGGCCGAGCTGGTTGACTCATGGGCAGCCAACGGAAGAAAAAACATTTTCGGTCAAACCGTCCTTGTTTCGGAACTGGAATCCGAGGCGGGAGCTGCAGGTTCAATGCACGGAGCCCTTTCTGCCGGAGCCTTAGCTTCAAGCTTTACGGCCAGTCAGGGGCTTTTACTTATGATACCCAACATGTACAAGATGTCCGGTGAGCTTTTACCGGGTGTTTTACATGTGTCGGCGAGAGCTCTTTCGGCTCATGCCCTTTCTATTTTCGGCGATCATCAGGACGTTATGGCTTGCCGCCAAACGGGTTTCGGTATGCTCGCCTCAGGTTCGGTACAGGAAATTATCGACCTAGGCGGTATTGCCCACCTTGCAGCGATAAAGGGCCGAGTCCCCTTCCTTCACTTCTTTGACGGCTTTAGAACCAGCCATGAACTTCAAAATGTCGAGCTCATCGACTATGACGACTTTGCAAAGATGCTTGATTGGAAGGCCTTAAACGATTGGCGCACCACGGCAATGAATCCGGAGCATCCCTTTACCAAAGGAACAGCCCAAAACCCGGATGTTTATTTTCAGGCGGCAGAAGCCTCCAATAAATTCTATACCGATGTTGTAGAAATAGTTGCCGATTATATGAAGCAGATTTCGGCCTTGACAGGAAGAACTTATAGGCCATTCGACTATCATGGAGCTCCCGATGCCGAACGCGTAATTATAGCCATGGGTTCTATAACCGAGACGGCCGAAGAAACCGTTGACTATCTTGTTTCCAAGGGAGAAAAGGTGGGTCTTATAAAGGTAAGGCTTTACCGTCCATTCTCGCCCAAATACCTTTTTGATGTAATGCCCAAGACGGTTAAAAAGATTGCTGTTCTTGACCGGACAAAAGAGAAGGGCGCTCTTTACGAACCCCTCCATTTGGATATACTGGGTGCATACATTGATGTGCCCAATAAACCTCTGATAGTGGGCGGAAGATACGGGCTTGCTTCAAAGGATACGACTCCCTCAATGGTAAAATCGGTATTTGACAACCTTAAAGCCGATGCTCCCAAAAACAATTTTACCGTAGGAATCGAAGACGATATAACAAATTTGAGTCTCCCCGTTTTGGAAGAAATTAAGACCGAACCCGCGGGAACAATCAGATGTAAATTCTGGGGTTTCGGCTCTGACGGAACCGTCGGAGCAAATAAGAGTGCTATCAAGATTATCGGCGACAGTACGGGTATGTATGCCCAAGCCTATTTTGCTTATGACAGTAAAAAATCGGGAGGCGTAACCATTTCTCACCTCCGCTTCGGAAAGCAGCCGATAAAATCCACATACCTTATAAGCGATGCCGACTTTATTTCCTGTTCAAAGCAGTCCTATGTTCATCAATATGATTTATTGAAGGGCTTAAAAAAAGGCGGAACATTCCTGCTTAACTGCCTCTGGTCTGATGAAGAATTGGAAGCCAACCTTCCGGGAGAAATGAAGCGTTTTATTGCAAAAAATGAGATAAAATTTTATACAATAAATGCTACGGGTATTGCTCAGGAAATTGGTCTCGGCGGAAGAATCAATATGATTATGCAGTCTGCCTTCTTTAAACTTGCAGAAATTATTCCCATTGAAGAAGCTGTTGAAAGTTTAAAAAAATCCATAGTCAGAGATTACGGTAAAAAAGGTGAAGACATAGTAAATATGAACTATGCCGCAGTTGAAAAGGGCGTAAGTTCTCTTCACAAGGTTGCCGTTCCTGCCGCTTGGGCAAATGCGGAGGATTCACAGATTTGCAATTCTCATCTTCCGCCCTATGTACGCAATGTACTTATTCCTATCAACAGGCAGGAAGGCGATGCTCTAAAGGTGAGCACCTTTAAAGGTGTTGAAGACGGCCGAATGCCTAACTGTACCAGCCGATACGAAAAGCGGGGTGTTGCAGTTGAAGTTCCGCATTGGATAAAGGAAAATTGTATTCAGTGTAATCAGTGTTCTTTTGTATGTCCTCATGCTACAATCCGCCCCTTCCTTCTTGATGAAAAAGAAAGGGCCGCTAAACCTGAAGGCTTTGAAACTATAAAGGCCAACGGAAAAGGCCTTGAAGGGCTTGAGTACAGGATGCAGGTTTCGGTTATGGATTGTACGGGCTGTTCAAACTGTGCAAATATTTGTCCTGCAAAGAATAAGGCCCTCGTTATGAAGCCCTTGGCCGAAGAAGAAGCTCAAAGCAAAAACTGGGATTATGCAGTTGACAATGTTTCTACAAAGCACGGTCTTATGGATCAGTTCTCCGTTAAAGGAAGCCAGTTTAAACAGCCTCTCTTGGAATTCCACGGAGCTTGTGCAGGCTGCGGTGAAACTGCCTATGCAACCCTTGTTACCCGTCTTTTCGGAGACCGCATGATGATAGCAAACGCTTCCGGTTGTTCTTCAATATGGGGCGGCTCTTATCCCACTGCCGGCTTTACCTATAACGAAAAAGGAAAGGGCCCGACTTGGGCAAGCTCCCTTTTTGAGGACAATGCAAACTACGGCTACGGAATGGCCCTAGGCACCCGTAAGTTGAGAGAACAGGCCGAAGACTATATGAAGAAATTTATTGAGCTCAATATCGGAACCGATTTTACTCCTCTTTTTAAAGAATGGATTGAAAACAAAAAAGATGTTGAAGCCAATACCTTAACCTGCGATAAGATTAAGGCTCTCTTTGATGCTCATCAGCCGCCTAGAAATACGGCTGTAAAGAATACCGAGACCGCCGATTATCTTCCGGTTCCCGAAAGCCATACCTTCAAATATGATACGGGAAATATTGAAGCCGACAGGCTCTTGGAATATATCTACAAGCTGAAGGACTTTATCGTCAAAAAGAGTGTCTGGTCCTTCGGAGGAGACGGATGGGCTTACGACATCGGTTACGGCGGTCTTGACCACACCATGGCATCGGGCGAAGACTTTAATATCCTCGTATTCGATACGGAAGTTTACTCCAATACCGGAGGTCAGTCCTCAAAGTCGACGCCTACGGCAGCTGTTGCTAAATTTGCGGCAGGCGGAAAGCGAATCCGTAAAAAGGATTTGGGTGCAATGCTTATGACCTACGGCTATGTCTATGTAGCTCAGGTTGCCATAGGCTCCAATATGAGCCAATTTGTAAAGGCTGTAAAAGAAGCCGAAAGCTATGACGGACCTTCAATCGTTATCTGTTATGCTCCCTGTATCAACCACGGACTCCGCTCAGGAATGAGCAGAAGTGTCGAGCAGGAGAAAAAGGCTGTTGAAGCAGGCTATTGGCACCTATACCGCTTTGATCCCCGCTTAAAAGCCGAAGGCAAAAATCCCTTCCAGCTTGACAGCAAGGAGCCGAGCGCTTCATTCCAAGATTTTATCAACTCCGAAGTCCGCTACACCTCGCTTAAAAAGACCTTCCCCGATGTTGCGGAAGTCTTATTTAAGCATGCCGAGGAAGATGCTAAGGAGAGGTATAATCGGTATAAGCGTTTGGCTGAGTAA
- the megL gene encoding methionine gamma-lyase, with protein sequence MNRKELEKLGFASKQIHAGSIKNQYGALATPIYQTSTFAFDSAEQGGHRFALEEDGYIYTRLGNPTTTVVEEKLACLENGEACMSASSGIGAVTSCIWSIVNAGDHIVAGKTLYGCTFAFLNHGLTRFGIDVTFVDTRDPENVKKALKPNTKIVYLETPANPNMYLCDIAAISKVAHAHNPECKVIVDNTYMTPYLQRPLDLGADVVLHSATKYLNGHGDVIAGFVVGKKEFIDQVRFVGVKDMTGSTLGPFESYLIGRGMKTLDIRMEKHCANAQKVAEFLEKHPAVESIAFPGLKSFPQYELAKKQMKLCGAMIAFTVKGGLEAGKTLINSVKFATIAVSLGDAETLIQHPASMTHSPYTPEERAASDIAEGLVRLSVGLEDAEDIIADLKQALDKLVK encoded by the coding sequence ATGAATAGAAAAGAATTGGAAAAATTGGGATTTGCTTCAAAACAGATTCACGCAGGAAGCATTAAGAATCAATACGGTGCTTTAGCAACACCTATTTATCAAACTTCAACATTTGCGTTTGATTCGGCAGAACAAGGCGGTCACAGGTTTGCTTTAGAGGAAGATGGTTATATCTACACCCGCTTGGGCAACCCTACGACTACGGTTGTTGAAGAAAAACTTGCCTGTCTTGAAAACGGAGAAGCCTGTATGTCCGCAAGCTCCGGTATCGGTGCAGTTACCTCTTGTATTTGGTCAATCGTAAATGCCGGGGACCATATTGTTGCCGGAAAGACTCTTTACGGCTGTACCTTTGCCTTTTTAAATCATGGTCTTACCCGTTTTGGGATTGATGTAACCTTCGTTGATACCCGAGATCCTGAAAATGTAAAAAAAGCTTTAAAACCGAATACGAAAATCGTTTATTTGGAAACACCGGCCAACCCGAATATGTATCTTTGCGACATTGCAGCAATAAGTAAAGTTGCCCATGCTCATAATCCCGAATGTAAGGTTATAGTAGATAATACCTATATGACTCCCTATCTCCAAAGACCACTTGATTTAGGAGCAGACGTTGTTCTCCATTCTGCAACAAAGTACTTAAACGGACACGGAGACGTTATTGCAGGTTTTGTTGTCGGAAAAAAAGAATTCATCGATCAGGTACGCTTTGTAGGTGTTAAGGATATGACAGGTTCTACATTGGGCCCCTTTGAATCCTACTTAATAGGCCGAGGCATGAAGACCCTCGATATCCGAATGGAAAAGCACTGCGCCAATGCTCAAAAAGTTGCAGAGTTCTTGGAGAAACATCCGGCTGTTGAGTCCATCGCCTTCCCCGGTCTTAAATCTTTCCCGCAATATGAGCTTGCAAAAAAACAGATGAAACTTTGCGGAGCTATGATTGCCTTTACCGTTAAGGGCGGATTGGAAGCCGGTAAAACCCTTATAAACTCGGTTAAATTTGCAACCATTGCAGTAAGCTTAGGCGATGCCGAAACCCTTATTCAGCATCCTGCAAGTATGACCCACTCTCCGTATACTCCTGAAGAAAGAGCCGCTTCGGATATTGCCGAAGGTTTGGTACGTCTTTCTGTCGGTCTTGAAGATGCGGAAGACATTATTGCCGATTTAAAACAAGCCTTGGATAAACTTGTTAAATAA
- a CDS encoding deoxycytidylate deaminase codes for MVETKSSEEKYRRPSWDEYFMDVCRAIAKRATCDRGRSGCVIARDHQILVTGYVGAPTGLPHCDDVGHQFKKVQHEDGSITQHCVRTVHAEQNAICQAAKRGISIDGATLYCKMTPCRTCAMLIINCGIVRVVAEKRYHDSADTIEMFKKAGIILEHISDSLEEYKGQ; via the coding sequence ATGGTAGAAACAAAGAGTAGCGAAGAAAAATATAGACGCCCCTCGTGGGACGAATATTTTATGGATGTTTGCCGGGCTATTGCAAAGAGGGCAACCTGCGACCGCGGAAGATCAGGCTGTGTTATTGCACGCGATCACCAAATTCTTGTTACCGGCTATGTAGGAGCTCCTACCGGCCTTCCTCACTGCGATGATGTCGGCCACCAATTTAAAAAAGTCCAGCATGAAGACGGCTCAATTACCCAGCATTGCGTCCGCACCGTCCATGCAGAACAAAACGCTATCTGTCAGGCAGCAAAGCGGGGAATCAGCATTGACGGAGCAACCCTTTACTGCAAGATGACTCCCTGCCGAACCTGTGCTATGCTCATCATAAACTGCGGGATCGTAAGAGTCGTAGCCGAAAAACGTTATCATGATTCGGCCGATACAATCGAAATGTTTAAAAAAGCCGGTATAATCCTAGAGCATATTTCCGACTCCTTAGAAGAATACAAGGGTCAATAG
- a CDS encoding Na+/H+ antiporter NhaC family protein translates to MEKSKFKPNGFALVPFLIFVVVYLGIGVTLVAKGDPMGFYGFKGPVAVIVGIIAAFLMHKGSIDEKFDALVKGCGDANIITMCIIYILAGAFSVVSKQMGGVDSTVNLGLTLIPPNFVTAGLFIICCFLSIATGTSVGTIAAVGPIAVGFAEKAGISMPLMIASMVGGAMFGDNLSIISDTTIAATRTQNVDMRDKFRVNIALALPAAILTVILLLLFGRPSVTPQIESLEFNIVKVLPYVFVLVAAIAGLNVFAVLLGGILFSGIIGMAYGAFDALQWTNHMYDGFNGMFEIFLLSMLTGGLAYMVSQAGGMEWLLQKIKGMVKGKKSAELGIGALTLLTDAATANNTVAIIIDGPIAKEMCEEFKVDPRRSASLLDAFSCVMQGLIPYGAQLLIACSFTNGLVNPVGLIPLLWYQLLLALFLTLSIFFPFADGYIKKHPWNFAEWKSVKAK, encoded by the coding sequence ATGGAAAAATCTAAATTTAAACCGAATGGTTTTGCTCTTGTTCCCTTTCTTATCTTTGTTGTCGTTTATCTGGGAATAGGTGTAACTCTTGTAGCAAAAGGCGATCCTATGGGGTTTTACGGCTTTAAGGGACCTGTTGCCGTAATTGTAGGTATTATAGCAGCCTTTTTAATGCACAAAGGTTCAATCGATGAAAAATTCGATGCTCTGGTCAAAGGTTGCGGAGATGCAAATATCATTACTATGTGTATCATCTATATTTTAGCCGGAGCTTTTTCGGTTGTTTCAAAGCAGATGGGCGGTGTCGATTCTACGGTAAATTTGGGTTTAACCCTAATACCGCCGAATTTTGTTACAGCGGGCCTTTTTATTATCTGCTGTTTTTTATCTATTGCAACCGGAACAAGTGTCGGTACTATTGCTGCCGTAGGTCCTATCGCCGTAGGTTTTGCAGAAAAAGCGGGTATTTCAATGCCGCTTATGATAGCTTCAATGGTAGGCGGAGCCATGTTCGGCGATAACCTTTCGATTATTTCGGATACTACAATTGCTGCTACAAGAACACAAAATGTTGATATGAGGGATAAATTCAGAGTTAATATTGCATTAGCCTTACCTGCTGCAATTTTAACTGTCATACTCCTATTACTCTTCGGAAGGCCCTCTGTTACGCCTCAAATTGAGTCTTTGGAATTTAATATCGTAAAAGTGTTGCCCTACGTATTTGTATTGGTTGCAGCTATTGCAGGTCTTAACGTATTTGCCGTTCTTTTAGGAGGAATCCTTTTTTCAGGTATTATCGGAATGGCTTACGGTGCCTTTGATGCTCTGCAATGGACAAATCATATGTATGACGGCTTTAACGGAATGTTCGAAATATTCTTGCTTTCAATGCTGACCGGAGGTCTTGCCTATATGGTAAGTCAGGCAGGCGGTATGGAATGGCTTTTACAAAAGATAAAGGGCATGGTAAAGGGTAAAAAATCCGCAGAACTAGGTATAGGTGCTTTAACTCTTCTTACCGATGCTGCAACTGCAAATAATACCGTTGCAATTATTATCGACGGTCCTATCGCAAAAGAAATGTGTGAAGAATTTAAGGTTGACCCTCGTAGATCTGCCTCTCTTCTTGATGCCTTCTCTTGTGTAATGCAGGGATTAATTCCTTATGGGGCCCAGCTTTTAATAGCCTGCTCCTTTACAAACGGACTTGTAAATCCCGTAGGCCTTATTCCTTTATTGTGGTATCAGCTTTTACTGGCCTTGTTCTTAACCCTTTCGATATTCTTCCCATTTGCCGACGGATATATTAAAAAGCATCCTTGGAATTTTGCAGAATGGAAGTCTGTAAAAGCAAAATAA